One region of Aurantimonas sp. HBX-1 genomic DNA includes:
- a CDS encoding transcriptional regulator yields the protein MDKRDRSRLFRERLAAAMAARGLSKSALARATQADRSTVSLILSSDDGRLPNAQFAAEAAFALGVSCDWLLGLTDRRERGADMLEAAMRIEEAARAPSDESMYRWHEEARGYKIRHVPATLPDMLKSEDVLRFEYGDFLGRTTDQAIADMRQRLAYLQAPDTDYEIAMPIDALEGFAAGEGYWRGLPAAERRAQLERMRRLSEELYPSLRLYLFDRKKVFSAPVTIFGPLQAAVYVGRFYMAFRERRQVLELTRHFDGLVREADFEAKHTPRFIEGLAVPD from the coding sequence ATGGACAAGAGAGACCGATCCCGGCTGTTCCGCGAACGGCTCGCCGCCGCCATGGCCGCGCGCGGCCTTTCCAAGAGCGCGCTGGCGCGCGCCACCCAGGCCGACCGCTCGACCGTCTCGCTGATCCTCTCCTCCGACGACGGACGCCTGCCGAACGCCCAGTTCGCCGCCGAGGCGGCCTTCGCGCTCGGCGTCTCCTGCGACTGGCTGCTCGGCCTGACCGACCGGCGCGAGCGCGGCGCCGACATGCTCGAGGCGGCAATGCGTATCGAGGAGGCGGCGCGCGCGCCGTCCGACGAGTCGATGTATCGCTGGCACGAGGAAGCGCGCGGCTACAAGATCCGGCACGTGCCGGCGACGCTGCCGGACATGCTGAAGTCGGAAGACGTGCTGCGCTTTGAGTATGGCGACTTTCTCGGCCGCACCACCGACCAGGCGATCGCCGACATGCGGCAGCGCCTCGCCTATCTGCAGGCGCCGGACACCGACTACGAGATCGCCATGCCGATCGACGCGCTCGAGGGCTTCGCCGCGGGCGAGGGCTACTGGCGCGGTCTGCCGGCCGCGGAGCGGCGGGCGCAGCTGGAGCGGATGCGGCGCCTGAGCGAGGAGCTCTATCCCTCGCTCAGGCTCTATCTGTTCGACCGCAAGAAGGTGTTCTCGGCCCCGGTGACGATCTTCGGGCCGCTGCAGGCCGCGGTCTATGTCGGCCGCTTCTACATGGCCTTTCGCGAGCGGCGCCAGGTACTGGAATTGACCCGTCACTTCGACGGGCTGGTGCGCGAGGCCGATTTCGAGGCCAAGCACACGCCGCGCTTCATCGAGGGCCTGGCGGTGCCGGACTGA